From the genome of Capsicum annuum cultivar UCD-10X-F1 chromosome 4, UCD10Xv1.1, whole genome shotgun sequence:
aacaaatttttttctcttctttcatccAAACACTGCCTTATTTCCCCCTATATAAATAACTCATCTTCCCTTACAACTCTTTCTCCTGCAGCATGGTGTGCCAATTACTCAATTCTTTAATTCTTTCTCTTCTTCAACAACGCCACCACCTTCACCACCctccttaaatttatttttaacgaAAACTTTGGTGCATCGCGCAAAAAGATTTCTCAAATTTACAACGAAAACTTTAATACACCGTGCAATCAACAATGCTGGTCTCGGTATTCCTCGCTCTTTTCCTTCCATGCGTTGGAATGAGCGCGGTGTTCTTAGTTTACATCTGTCTACTCTGGTACGCTGCAGCGTACCAGAATTCCGGGGCCACTGGACCCGGACAAGACCCAGTGAAGACGAATGAACAGAAAGGTCTTAACGAGGCACAATTAGATAAATTACCAAAAATTACTGGGAAAGAATTGGTAATGGGAAATGATTGTGCGGTGTGTttggatgaaattgagaatgagCAAATTGCTAGAATTGTACCAGGTTgtaatcatggatttcatgttgaATGTGCTGATACTTGGCTTTCGAAAAATCCAATTTGTCCCGTCTGTAGGACTAAATTGGAGCCTGAGTTCTTTAATCCACCTGAAAGTAGTAGCCCatgttgaagaaaatgaggaTTAAAGATGTAAaacatttgatttatttttatgtctGACAGGTTAAGAGGAGTAGTTAATTAGTCATTTCATATAGATTGGGATTATTATGGGTGTTTAAATtttgttggtttgattttggATCTTGGGTGGTGGGGTGTTGTTATCAGAAATAGCTTAAGTCAATCAAGTACAGTTTCATATATTTCTATTGCTTGTGTTCTTCATTTCTGATTTGGTACCATTGTTGAAGTTTTGGGGACtagcttaaaaaaaataaaaaaaaatatctgagCTTCcaccatttttgttattttagtgaTTTCGCAactcaaaattaaagatgaaagGTGCTTATTATTCGAGTAACTATTTTTCTCCCGGACCAGCTGCATTGGTAGAGCCTGATTTTTTATTGAGAAGGCAAAATATAAAGTTGCGCttcttaaaaaattaagaaaattttaacaTATACAGCTCTCTTTATAtccaagaaaaatattaaattaattaattccTCTAAttcaaaataactaaatttttgagttattttttatgtCTAAAATAAGTGAATTTCTTAATTATTCAAGAGATATgttgaaagtattttttttaatttctattctttatttacaCTTTTTAGGTTATAAGTCCTAAGACACTTAACTATTATATTTTAGTGGAACTGAAATTTCAAGAGTAGCTTAATTACATTTCAAAGAGTAAAATGAAAAGTGAAGTGCAATGTTCTAGTATGTATTTAGACAAAATTTCACTTATTTTAGACTAGAGgaagtaatattttttacaaaatatgagCCATGTTTAAAAAAACTCTCTTttaaaagtataactaaaaatatttgttaattATAGTTTTGggataattatttgaaattttttgaaactttagtTACGAGCTTAGCAGAACCAATAATTTTCTTGTTAAAATTGCAGATGTGTAAAAAAGTTTATTATTACTTTATAAACAATTTAttcaaaaattcaataagctaCTTCTAATCtcttgaaattcatgaatttaatttttgaatttgagtttgcTACCTGTTATAATATTTCTGGAGTTTTCATGaagcttcttttttattttgaaataaataggTGTGCAATCAAATGATGATAAAGATGGTTTAAGAGGTGGGGTGAGTGGAATAAAAACAGAAGAAATTTGGAGTCTAAAATATAGAGTAGCTGGCAAGTTTTATGGTGGAACCCAAAATAACATTATATCATAATTGAAATATGAAATTGATTGCAATCAAGTGATTAATATTGGCCATTGGATTTAAACTAGATCAATTCATTTCACATATATATGTTCATATTTTAGGGGAAAAAATATATCAACAAATAGTGAGTTATTAATAATATCACTCCACTATGAATGGGGCAGAAGAGATTGGGGTAGGAAAGCATCACTAGTACAAAAGTTGTACTCGTAATATTATTCAATTTGATGGGGTCGTTTGGTACAAGCTGAATTATAAGTTAGCACAATTCTGCTATGTGTGGCGGAACAGAGAAAAAAATCACCTTTTTACTCacatgataatatttttatagATTACATCAAGATGCAAGAATAATTAATTCTAGTAAAAGAAATTTGTCAACAATTAATCGGTTGATACTAATACTATAATTAACCCTACATGTGAACCAAATGATCATTTAGCTTAAAAGGCTTTTAGTTGTAAGTCGCAAATCATTTGACT
Proteins encoded in this window:
- the LOC107866851 gene encoding E3 ubiquitin-protein ligase ATL23 — protein: MLVSVFLALFLPCVGMSAVFLVYICLLWYAAAYQNSGATGPGQDPVKTNEQKGLNEAQLDKLPKITGKELVMGNDCAVCLDEIENEQIARIVPGCNHGFHVECADTWLSKNPICPVCRTKLEPEFFNPPESSSPC